Proteins encoded by one window of Actinomycetota bacterium:
- the prcA gene encoding proteasome subunit alpha → EFESLRMHGIRQADVRGYSYSRDDVSARGLANSYSQILGQIFTEAMKPYEVEILVAAVGEAGQPNEMYHILYDGSVADETDWVAMGGQSEELSAYLEKNFKPALALNEAVRLGVASLREVENRDLPNGNLEVAVLDRTRERRKFSRLTNKEVAAAIEEADSA, encoded by the coding sequence ACGAGTTCGAGAGCCTGCGCATGCACGGCATCCGCCAGGCCGACGTGAGGGGATACTCGTACTCCCGGGACGACGTCTCGGCCCGGGGCCTCGCCAACTCCTACTCCCAGATCCTCGGCCAGATCTTCACCGAGGCGATGAAGCCGTACGAGGTGGAAATCCTGGTGGCCGCCGTCGGTGAGGCCGGACAGCCGAACGAGATGTACCACATCCTCTACGACGGCAGCGTCGCCGACGAGACCGACTGGGTGGCCATGGGCGGTCAGTCCGAGGAGCTCTCCGCCTACCTGGAGAAGAACTTCAAGCCGGCGCTTGCACTGAACGAAGCCGTCAGGCTGGGTGTCGCATCGCTGCGGGAGGTCGAAAACCGGGATCTGCCCAACGGCAACCTCGAGGTGGCGGTCCTCGACCGCACCCGGGAGCGCCGCAAGTTCAGCCGCCTCACCAACAAAGAGGTTGCTGCGGCCATCGAAGAGGCCGACTCCGCCTAA
- the pafA gene encoding Pup--protein ligase: MERRIFGLENEYGVTCTFRGQRRLSPDEVARYLFRRVVSWGRSSNVFLENGARLYLDVGSHPEYATPECDDIRQLIAHDKAGERILEALVNAAEMRLREEGIAGQVYLFKNNTDSAGNSYGCHENYLVSRYGEFGKLAEHLIPFFVSRQIFTGAGKVLQTARGARYCISQRAEHIWEGVSSATTRSRPIINTRDEPHADAEKYRRLHVIVGDSSMSEYTAWIKIATTAVLLRMLEEGIVMRDLSLENPIRAIREISHDITCRRKVRLANGREASAIELQWEYLSRAADYVDRRDDPEMKETVRAWEECLVLLEDDFTKLDTKVDWVMKYTMLQDYRTKHGLGLGHPKLALMDLAYHDVSRRRGLYYLLERNGLAERYVTDAEIDTAKLEPPQTTRAKLRGEFIKTAKRRRRDFTVDWVHLKLNDQAQRTLLCKDPFKSVDDRVARLIASL; encoded by the coding sequence ATGGAACGCAGGATCTTCGGCCTGGAGAACGAGTACGGCGTCACCTGCACCTTCCGGGGGCAGCGCCGCCTCTCCCCCGACGAGGTAGCCCGCTACCTGTTCAGGAGGGTCGTGTCCTGGGGCCGCTCCTCCAACGTCTTCCTCGAGAACGGTGCCCGGCTCTACCTCGACGTCGGCTCCCACCCCGAGTACGCCACCCCCGAGTGCGACGACATCCGCCAGCTGATCGCCCACGACAAGGCGGGCGAACGGATCCTCGAAGCCCTGGTGAACGCCGCCGAGATGCGCCTCCGCGAGGAAGGCATCGCCGGACAGGTCTACCTGTTCAAGAACAACACCGACTCCGCAGGCAACTCCTACGGCTGCCACGAGAACTACCTGGTCAGCCGCTACGGCGAGTTCGGAAAGCTAGCCGAGCACCTGATCCCGTTCTTCGTCTCCCGCCAGATCTTCACCGGCGCCGGCAAGGTGCTGCAGACCGCCCGGGGCGCCCGCTACTGCATCTCCCAGCGGGCCGAGCACATCTGGGAGGGCGTCTCGTCGGCGACCACCCGCTCCCGGCCGATCATCAACACCCGGGACGAGCCGCACGCCGACGCCGAGAAGTACCGCCGCCTTCACGTAATCGTCGGGGACTCCTCGATGAGCGAGTACACCGCCTGGATCAAGATCGCCACCACCGCAGTGTTGCTGAGGATGCTCGAAGAGGGCATCGTCATGCGAGACCTTTCGCTTGAGAACCCGATCCGGGCCATACGCGAGATCTCGCACGACATCACCTGCCGTCGCAAGGTCCGCCTGGCCAACGGGCGGGAGGCCTCCGCCATCGAGCTGCAGTGGGAGTACCTCAGCCGGGCAGCCGACTACGTCGACCGCAGGGACGACCCGGAGATGAAGGAGACCGTGCGGGCCTGGGAGGAGTGCCTGGTGCTGCTGGAGGACGACTTCACCAAGCTGGACACCAAAGTCGACTGGGTCATGAAGTACACGATGCTCCAGGACTACCGGACCAAGCACGGCCTGGGCCTCGGGCACCCCAAGCTGGCCCTGATGGACCTTGCCTACCACGACGTCAGCCGCCGCAGGGGCCTCTACTACCTGCTGGAGCGCAACGGCCTGGCCGAACGCTACGTCACCGACGCCGAGATCGACACCGCCAAGCTGGAGCCGCCCCAAACCACCAGGGCGAAACTCAGGGGAGAGTTCATCAAGACCGCCAAGCGGCGCCGCCGGGACTTCACCGTCGACTGGGTCCACCTGAAGCTCAACGACCAGGCGCAGCGGACGCTGCTGTGCAAAGACCCCTTCAAAAGCGTTGACGACCGCGTCGCTCGCCTCATAGCCTCACTTTAG